In one Silene latifolia isolate original U9 population chromosome 10, ASM4854445v1, whole genome shotgun sequence genomic region, the following are encoded:
- the LOC141607099 gene encoding uncharacterized protein LOC141607099 yields MIHGFNLNGERAVGMIRVNLTMGDLSSDTLFHVMDGKTSFKLLLGRPWKHENGVVTSTLHQCLKYYRGGERKIDGDAKPFSKVDSFFADAKFFEENGTSSEFMPTTISSTGKGGKREKNIIKEDEAASPSKENDVKKDVDKVNKTATPVASPKKQETPQKTTPPVLRYIPKSRRKYGESPFAECLTPKIEPKDKKSSPVFKQEWAGYDFTNPTPLGKVIEVEPYGLNKAQHEVFKQDGNFMVTRAGLEYESPAPVKIGARRKGATASSQHITVEEVEENEGEEKMHPSSGFDRISPPSEKCRPSIFTRLGRPSASTKHISRRDTDENEEVEADEAPETLEDGGNRIVDELKELNLGTIEDPRPIYVSALLTKEEEEEYYKLLVEYKDVFAWSYKEMPGLSPKIAVHRLAIKKGTSPKKKPQRRFRPELVPEIEKEVNKLIEAGFIREVKYSTWIANIVPVRKKNGQLRICVDFRDLNDACPKDDFPLPVTELMIDATTGHEALSFMDCTAEIEDRKERALYYLSRTLVGAELNYAPIEKICLALVFAIQKLRHYMQAHTIHVVSKADPIKYILSRPVLSGRLAKWAMLLKQYDLVFVPQKAVKGQAIADFFADHPVPAEWEISNDLPGEKIFYVDVLPPWQMYFDGAARKDGAGAGVVFVTPQNHLMPYAFTLTQLCTNNMAEYQALILGLQMAIEIGVRDMDIYGDSELVVNQVLGEYEVKKEDLIPYHQRALQLLNQLDDIHVGHVPRSANKLADALANLAATLALGAEESMQVHL; encoded by the exons atgattcatggtttcaacttgaatgggGAGCGTGCGGTTGGCATGATCCGTGTGAACCTTACCATGGGTGATCTTTCTTCCGACACATTGTTCCATGTCATGGATGGCAAGACATCGTTCAAACTATTGCTGGGACGACCTTGGAAGCACGAGAATGGAGTTGTCacctcaaccctccatcaatgcTTGAAATATTATCGTGGTGGCGAAAGGAAAATAGACGGAGACGCCAAACCTTTCTCTAAGGTCGACTCTTTCTTCGCTGATGCAAAATTCTTTGAAGAGAATGGTACTTCCAGTGAGttcatgccaaccaccatctcttcaaCAGGAAAAGGAGGTAAGCGTGAAAAGAACATCATCAAAGAAGATGAAGCTGCAAGTCCTTCTAAAGAAAATGATGTTAAGAAAGATGTAGACAAGGTCAACAAAACAGCTACTCCTGTTGCGTCACCTAAGAAGCAAGAGACGCCGCAGAAAACTACACCACCAGTACTACGCTACATCCCGAAGTCTCGCCGCAAATATGGGGAGAGTCCTTTTGCAGAGTGTCTAACACCAAAGATAGAGCCTAAGGATAAAAAGTCAAGTCCGGTGTTCAAGCAGGAATGG GCTGGATATGACTTTACAAATCCGACTCCTCTTGGCAAAGTTATAGAAGTTGAGCCGTACGGTCTTAACAAAGCACAACATGAAGTATTCAAGCAAGATGGGAACTTCATGGTAACCAGGGCCGGGCTCGAATATGAGTCTCCTGCGCCTGTAAAGATTGGTGCTCGTAGAAAAGGGGCTACTGCGTCTTCTCAGCACATCACAGTAGAAGAGGTCGAAGAAAATGAAGGAGAGGAAAAGATGCATCCATCTTCAGGCTTCGATCGAATAAGTCCACCTTCAGAAAAGTGTCGCCCTTCTATATTCACAAGGTTAGGGAGACCAAGTGCTTCAACCAAACACATTTCT AGAAGAGATACCGACGAGAACGAAGAAGTTGAGGCGGATGAGGCCCCTGAAACACTTGAAGACGGGGGCAATCGGATCGTAGATGAACTCAAAGAACTCAACTTGGGAACTATTGAAGATCCTCGGCCCATTTATGTTAGTGCTCTGTtgactaaggaagaagaagaggagtactACAAGTTGTTGGTCGAGTACAAGGATGTCTTCGCTTGGAGCTATAAAGAGATGCCTGGACTTAGCCCAAAAATTGCAGTTCATCGTCTAGCAATCAAGAAAGGTACTAGTCCCAAAAAGAAACCTCAACGTCGTTTCAGACCGGAGCTTGTACCTGAAATTGAAAAGGAAGTCAACAAACTCATTGAAGCAGGTTTCATTCGAGAAGTCAAATATTCTACCTGGATAGCAAACATTGTCCCAGTCAGAAAGAAGAATGGACAATTGCGCATATGTGTCGACTTTAGAGACCTTAATGATGCGTGCCCGAAGGATGATTTCCCTTTGCCAGTCACAGAGTTGATGATTGACGCAACCACTGGTCATGAAGCCCTCTCATTCATGGATTGTACTGctg aaattgaagaccgcAAGGAGAGAGCACTCTACTACCTGAGTCGTACCTTGGTTGGAGCTGAGTTAAATTACGCGCCCATAGAGAAGATATGTCTTGCTTTAGTGTTCGCCATCCAGAAGTTGAGGCACTACATGCAGGCGCATACCATACATGTGGTATCAAAAGCTgatccaatcaagtacatactctcaagACCAGTCTTGTCTGGAAGACTTGCGAAATGGGCAATGTTGCTTAAGCAGTATGACTTGGTGTTCGTGCCTCAAAAGGCTGTGAAAGGTCAAGCTATCGCCGACTTCTTTGCTGATCATCCAGTGCCAGCAGAGTGGGAAATTTCAAATGACCTCCCAGGAGAAAAAATTTTCTACGTGGACGTTCTACCTCCATGGCAGATGTACTTTGATGGTGCTGCAAGGAAAGATGGAGCTGGAGCTGGAGTTGTGTttgtaactccacaaaatcatctcATGCCATATGCCTTTACACTTACTCAGTTGTGCACGAATAATATGGCAGAATACCAAGCTCTTATACTCGGCCTTCAAATGGCGATTGAAATAGGCGTCAGGGATATGGACATCTACGGAGACTCAGAGTTAGTGGTCAACCAAGTCCTTGGTGAATATGAAGTGaaaaaggaagacttgattccCTACCATCAACGGGCCTTACAACTGCTGAATCAACTTGACGACATCCATGTTGGTCATGTACcaaggagtgccaataagttAGCTGACGCGCTTGCTAATCTTGCAGCCACTTTGGCACTGGGGGCAGAAGAGTCTATGCAAGTCCATCTGTAA